The Candidatus Obscuribacterales bacterium DNA segment GCCAGTGCCCCAGAGCGTAGTCATTGTTAACAGTGAGCACTCTTGTAAATACTTCACCGGCCTTGTCAACTTGCCCGGCAAGCAAAAGGCATTGCCCCAATCCATCAAGCACCAAATAATTATTGGGATTTTCATTCAAGGCTTGTTCAAAATAAACTGCTGCTTGCCGGTAATTAGTTAAGGCAATTTCCGTGTAAGCCATCCAGATATTCAGCTCAGGATGTGTCCAGCCGTGACCTTTGCCGCCTTCCAACGCTGCCAAAAATTTGCTTTGAGCATCTTCGTAGTTGCCCAGAAAAAAATATGCAATGCCGCAGAACATATTAATTTGCGGCAAATCGGGACTTAACTCGAGAGCTTTTTCAAAAGCTTGAGCGGCCATTTCGTATTCGGACAATACACTATGCACCATGCCCAAATTCAAACGTGCACTGACAAGGGCCGGATCAATGTCTATCGATTGAATTAGTTTTTCTGCAGCCTCGTCATAGCGCCCCTGACAAAAGAGATTGACGCCCCAGTCATTGTAGACAAGACCGCGATCTTGGGCGGCCAATACTTTGGCTCCCGTGCCCAGAGCAATTTGATAGTGCTCACGTGCTTCGTCGTATTGACCAAGTTGTGAAAGCGCAACAGCCCAGTTGCGTTGCACCATCAAGAGACGATCATCCAAGCGCCAGGCTTCACGAAAGCAATTGAGCGAATCTTCAACTTGTCCAAGAGCCAAATAACACAAACCCAAGCCATTAAAGGCTTCGGCCATTTTCGGATCTATGAGAGCAGCGCTTTTAAAATATTGCGCCGCTTCGGGATATTCACCCAAGTCATAACAGGCAACACCGGCTTGATAGTTGGCCGCCATTAGCTTGCTGTTAAGTTTCACCGCTTGGTTGTATTGTCCGATTGCGCCTTTCAGACTGCCCATCTGGTGCAAAGCTAGACCCCAATGCAAATGAGCAAGCGCGTAGTCTTCTTTTATTTCACAAGCAGTACGGAATTGATGAACAGCTTCAGCTTGCTTGTTCATTCTCAGTTCAATCAATCCCAAATAATAATGGCACTCTGCATAACTCTTATTCATCGCAAGAGCATTGCGGAAATGCTCTTGGCTCAAGGCAAAATTCCCCTGGTTGAAAAACACAATGCCGAGACTAAATTCCAACTCGGGATTGTTCGGCTCCTCACCAATTAAGCGGAGCAAAATTGATTGAGCTTCTTCCCACTGGCCTTTTTCGACCAGTTCTCTCACTAGCTGTTTTACATCAGTAGTCATCTTCGGCGTAACCAGGTTGAGCCTTAAATTTAAGGCTATAACCTTACTTACCCCATATTTAAGTAATTAAGACTATGGCAGGATTTTTCTGACGTTGATAAAGGTGATAATCGTTAAAAGACACAGGACAAACTGGACCACGTGAAAATAAGCGACAATCTGCCATTCCTTAACGCCTTTATTCTTGCCGAGCGCCTCAAAGTGGTGATGAAGCGGAGCCATCAAGAAAAGCCGTTTGCCTTCTCCAGGCAGCTTCTTGGTCAATTTAATCCAAACAACCGACAACGGCGACTCCGACTTATCCGACGCATAGGGCTTGGTCAGTTTGAAATAAACGACCTGACAAATAACAGACAAAGTTTCTGTAATGTAAATAAGCGACAGTGGAATAAACCAGAGAACCAAATTGCCGGAAAGGGCAAGAGCGGCCATTACACCACCAAGCAGAAGAGATCCGGTGTCCCCCATAAAAATATGGGCTGGATTGCGGTTGAACACAAGAAAACCGGCAGTAGCACCAGCAGCAGCAGCAGCAATTGCCGCTAGCTCGTAAGAGCCCTGGTAATAAAGCATAAAACTCAAAGTTGCCAGGATTTGGCAGGCAGTTCCAGCAGCAAGTCCATCCATGCCGTCATGCAAATTAACGGCATTTGTCGTTGCCGCCAGTAAAAACGCCGCAAACAAGATAAAGAACCAAGGGGGTACGCTGAAAATACCGATGGCACTTGGTACGGCCGCAGTCGATAAAAGAATAAGTCCAAGGCAAGCACCAATAACTGCTTCCAATACAAGTCTTACTTGTCCGGATATGCCTTTGTTGTCCTTGTTGGCAATTTTGGCCATGTCATCGCTTAAGCCGATGATGCCGCAGAAGTTTGTCACGAGCAGAACAGACAATGCCTGCACTCCGAACTTTCCTGTATAGAAGAACCAGGCGATGCTGCCGACGCATGCGGCAAACAAAAAGACTATGCCACCGGCTGTCGGTGTGTTGGCTTTGCCGGCATGATCTTTGGGTCCGTCTGCACGGACAAATTGACCAATTGCCTTGGAACGCAAGTACTTAATAAATGCCGGTAAAAGGGCGACAGCCACCATAAAGCCGATAAGCATCGGCATTGGCAAGCACAATAGGCTGTCTTCAAAT contains these protein-coding regions:
- a CDS encoding tetratricopeptide repeat protein translates to MTTDVKQLVRELVEKGQWEEAQSILLRLIGEEPNNPELEFSLGIVFFNQGNFALSQEHFRNALAMNKSYAECHYYLGLIELRMNKQAEAVHQFRTACEIKEDYALAHLHWGLALHQMGSLKGAIGQYNQAVKLNSKLMAANYQAGVACYDLGEYPEAAQYFKSAALIDPKMAEAFNGLGLCYLALGQVEDSLNCFREAWRLDDRLLMVQRNWAVALSQLGQYDEAREHYQIALGTGAKVLAAQDRGLVYNDWGVNLFCQGRYDEAAEKLIQSIDIDPALVSARLNLGMVHSVLSEYEMAAQAFEKALELSPDLPQINMFCGIAYFFLGNYEDAQSKFLAALEGGKGHGWTHPELNIWMAYTEIALTNYRQAAVYFEQALNENPNNYLVLDGLGQCLLLAGQVDKAGEVFTRVLTVNNDYALGHWHLAALLEQVGRSEEADPHYQRAVNIDPACLNPYKEGLEKALRKKQIGLVLDRGMRLLRYAPGDVELSLYYAQALKAANRLDECEQIVRRLLAMHPQLGPAHSLLAQLSMNSGQLADADEHFQQASQLYEGDVPLYFNWGRCLCLLGMNELALEKFEKAAEIDPYEGDTYEAWAEALKTLGRFAEMAAVYKQAQEYL
- the mraY gene encoding phospho-N-acetylmuramoyl-pentapeptide-transferase, whose amino-acid sequence is MNFPFEDSLLCLPMPMLIGFMVAVALLPAFIKYLRSKAIGQFVRADGPKDHAGKANTPTAGGIVFLFAACVGSIAWFFYTGKFGVQALSVLLVTNFCGIIGLSDDMAKIANKDNKGISGQVRLVLEAVIGACLGLILLSTAAVPSAIGIFSVPPWFFILFAAFLLAATTNAVNLHDGMDGLAAGTACQILATLSFMLYYQGSYELAAIAAAAAGATAGFLVFNRNPAHIFMGDTGSLLLGGVMAALALSGNLVLWFIPLSLIYITETLSVICQVVYFKLTKPYASDKSESPLSVVWIKLTKKLPGEGKRLFLMAPLHHHFEALGKNKGVKEWQIVAYFHVVQFVLCLLTIITFINVRKILP